In the genome of Coregonus clupeaformis isolate EN_2021a chromosome 1, ASM2061545v1, whole genome shotgun sequence, one region contains:
- the LOC121584285 gene encoding transmembrane protein 100 has protein sequence MAHLFLASKISMPDDPMSRNSPKVPKSAMKMPTSTSEKVPTEKSNNKNNNKKDRSVVVTTVPLINEMQLTAATGGAEMSCYRCTVPFGVVVLIAGIVVTAVAYTFNSHGSTISLLGLVLLSAGMALLGSSALCWRVRLGRKKDRRRESQTALMSNHGLCVA, from the coding sequence ATGGCCCACCTTTTCCTAGCCAGCAAAATCTCTATGCCAGACGACCCCATGAGCAGAAACTCGCCGAAAGTCCCCAAAAGCGCAATGAAAATGCCCACATCAACCTCAGAGAAAGTCCCTACAGAGAAatccaacaacaaaaacaacaacaagaagGACCGTAGCGTCGTCGTGACGACCGTCCCGTTAATCAACGAGATGCAGCTGACAGCGGCCACAGGCGGGGCGGAGATGTCGTGCTACCGGTGCACAGTGCCGTTCGGCGTGGTGGTCCTCATTGCCGGTATTGTGGTAACTGCTGTAGCGTACACGTTCAACTCACACGGCTCCACCATCTCGTTGCTGGGGCTGGTTTTGCTATCGGCCGGGATGGCGCTGCTGGGGTCCAGTGCTCTCTGCTGGAGGGTCCGGCTGGGAAGGAAGAAGGACCGGAGGAGGGAGAGTCAGACGGCCCTCATGTCTAACCATGGACTCTGTGTGGCCTGA